A single Augochlora pura isolate Apur16 chromosome 2, APUR_v2.2.1, whole genome shotgun sequence DNA region contains:
- the Larp4b gene encoding la-related protein 4B isoform X1, with the protein MNGDFGYVYMNGDIGKLQPGAVYPATPEPLGSVGGAIGNTATNLEYNAMNGAPSGTELILEAGVGNLEPSPQHAIGIGGAAGYGPVDVAALGDVPNQTAPMADLSSPGIPLEQLKQMLSSQLEYYFSRENLANDTYLLSQMDNDQYVPIWTVANFNQVKKLTKDIKLITEVLRESPNVQVDEEGQKVRPNHKRCIVILREIPDSTPLEDVKNLFSGEGCPRFISCEFAHNSSWYVTFESDEDAQKAYRFLREEVREFQGKPIMARIKAKPMNRLPIPAVAGVGGMKNGYRTPPPPPVYDPNSYTAGQQRFLYTNGTTMPQTTMPPYANQVHLYHQPFYPGIMPWPPASPAFFDMSSVFTMNGMTSHNTFKPHNTRYNPRNRKQRNGSDRPALMDGGGNIVSMGRTSHPPISGTPISLGATVPTFTSSLPTVKPTSSSYQTGTKFHSSHTTIVTGEAQYNNNHSKGTQENDAQTLDSGVQFPRHRMHRRTKDQEMLSKANSSPLPSVREPTPASNNNTQCNRGVQFDLEASAFPPLPGLDADLAKSHNASVETIGADCTQSQNRLSDVVKGTAKLKSVKEKEPAGTSQQYQQPTSNSSRSASPGSSAGGHTGSLEAPTGSGSASTTPVTSTNTSSNASASNNDSTDIALSTITLTPPSSPDKFSPLLLKCTADRSVKTDDTNMVNGVDEAVSNAHAGEDSEQVTRCLLPVISLSNAPTASHNSQSQVGVTSTFPLDLTRPSYAQVAQHCRELPCTKHKTDERDGNV; encoded by the exons ATGAATGGTGATTTCG GGTACGTGTACATGAATGGGGACATTGGGAAGCTCCAACCAGGGGCGGTTTATCCAGCCACCCCTGAACCCTTGGGTTCAGTTGGGGGTGCAATTGGAAACACTGCGACCAATTTGGAATACAACGCCATGAACGGTGCTCCGAGCGGAACTGAATTAATATTGGAGGCAGGAGTTGGAAATTTGGAACCTTCACCACAGCATGCCATAGGTATAGGAGGTGCTGCGGGTTATGGTCCAGTGGATGTTGCTGCTTTAGGTGATGTGCCAAATCAAACTGCTCCAATGGCCGATTTATCATCCCCTGGAATACCTTTggaacaattaaaacaaatgcTCTCTTCCCAACTTGAATACTACTTCTCCAG agaaaatttaGCTAatgatacatatttattatcgcAAATGGATAATGATCAATATGTACCAATATGGACAGTAGCAAATTTTAACCAAgtgaagaaattaacaaagGATATAAAGCTCATAACTGAGGTCTTAAGAGAGTCTCCTAATGTACAAGTTGACGAAGAGGGACAAAAAGTAAGACCTAATCATAAACGATGTATTGTAATTCTACGTGAAATACCAGATAGTACTCCACTGGAAGATGTGAAG AATCTGTTCTCTGGAGAAGGGTGTCCAAGGTTTATTTCATGTGAATTTGCCCACAATAGTTCTTGGTATGTAACGTTTGAATCCGATGAAGATGCTCAGAAGGCCTATAGGTTTTTACGTGAAGAAGTTCGGGAGTTTCAG gGAAAGCCAATAATGGCAAGAATCAAAGCTAAACCAATGAATAGGCTACCAATACCAGCAGTTGCTGGGGTGGGTGGTATGAAAAATGGTTACAGAACTCCTCCGCCACCACCAGTTTATGATCCAAATAGCTACACAGCTGGTCAACAACGCTTCCTTTACACAAATGGCACTACTATGCCACAAACTACTATGCCGCCATATGCCAATCAAGTTCATTTATat CACCAACCATTTTATCCTGGAATTATGCCTTGGCCACCGGCAAGTCCTGCTTTTTTCGATATGTCAAGTGTTTTTACTATGAATGGTATGACATCGCATAATACATTTAAGCCACACAATACAAGATACAATCCTCGAAACAG AAAGCAAAGAAATGGGTCTGACAGACCAGCTTTGATGGATGGTGGTGGCAACATAGTGTCAATGGGTCGGACCTCGCATCCACCTATAAGTGGAACACCAATATCCTTAGGAGCAACTGTTCCAACCTTTACTTCAAGCTTGCCTACAGTGAAGCCAACTTCTTCTTCCTACCAGACGGGCACAAAGTTCCATTCCTCGCATACAACTATAGTGACTGGAGAGGctcagtataataataatcactcCAAAGGAACACAAGAGAATGATGCTCAAACTTTGGACTCTGGAGTTCAATTTCCGCGTCATCGTATGCATCGTAGGACCAAAGACCAAGAAATGTTGTCCAAGGCTAATAGTAGCCCCTTACCATCGGTCAGAGAACCTACCCCGGCCAGTAATAATAACACACAATGTAACCGAGGGGTACAATTCGATTTGGAAGCTTCTGCTTTTCCTCCTCTTCCTGGCCTAGATGCTGATCTTGCAAAATCCCATAATGCTTCAGTAGAGACTATCGGTGCCGATTGTACGCAATCGCAGAATAGGCTTTCAGACGTAGTTAAAGGTACTGCAAAATTGAAAAGCGTTAAAGAGAAAGAACCTGCAGGAACTTCACAACAGTATCAACAACCGACAAGTAACAGCAGTAGGTCTGCGAGTCCAGGGTCAAGTGCTGGTGGTCACACTGGTTCGCTAGAAGCCCCAACTGGTTCTGGCAGTGCATCGACTACACCTGTTACATCTACAAATACCAGCTCTAATGCTTCTGCTAGCAACAATGACTCCACAGACATCGCTCTCAGCACCATCACTCTCACTCCCCCGTCATCTCCTGATAA GTTTAGTCctttattattgaaatgcaCCGCTGACAGATCTGTAAAGACTGACGATACAAACATGGTGAACGGAGTGGACGAAGCTGTTTCAAATGCACACGCAGGGGAAGACTCAGAACAAGTGACTAGGTGTCTACTGCCTGTAATATCCCTAAGTAATGCCCCTACTGCCTCACATAATTCTCAGTCGCAAGTGGGAGTGACATCAACCTTTCCTCTC GATCTTACGAGGCCAAGCTATGCCCAAGTAGCACAACACTGTCGTGAACTACCTTGTACAAAACATAAGACGGATGAAAGGGATGGAAATGTATAA
- the Eif1 gene encoding eukaryotic translation initiation factor eIF1, which yields MSIQNLNTFDPFADAIKGSDDDVQDGLVHIRIQQRNGRKTLTTVQGLSSEYDLKKIVRACKKEFACNGTVIEHPEYGEVLQLQGDQRENICQWLTKSGLAKPDQLKVHGF from the exons ATGTCCATCCAGAATCTCAACACATTCg ACCCCTTTGCAGATGCAATCAAGGGTTCAGATGATGATGTCCAAGACGGTCTCGTGCATATAAGGATCCAACAACGGAATGGTCGTAAGACCTTAACCACGGTGCAAGGCCTCTCATCTGAATATGACTTGAAGAAAATAGTGAGAGCATGTAAAAAG GAGTTCGCCTGCAATGGGACAGTAATCGAGCACCCGGAGTACGGGGAGGTGTTGCAGCTGCAGGGGGACCAGCGAGAAAATATATGCCAATGGTTAACAAAGTCAGGTCTGGCTAAACCTGACCAACTCAAAGTCCATGGTTTTTAA
- the Larp4b gene encoding la-related protein 4B isoform X4, with product MNGDFGYVYMNGDIGKLQPGAVYPATPEPLGSVGGAIGNTATNLEYNAMNGAPSGTELILEAGVGNLEPSPQHAIGIGGAAGYGPVDVAALGDVPNQTAPMADLSSPGIPLEQLKQMLSSQLEYYFSRENLANDTYLLSQMDNDQYVPIWTVANFNQVKKLTKDIKLITEVLRESPNVQVDEEGQKVRPNHKRCIVILREIPDSTPLEDVKNLFSGEGCPRFISCEFAHNSSWYVTFESDEDAQKAYRFLREEVREFQGKPIMARIKAKPMNRLPIPAVAGVGGMKNGYRTPPPPPVYDPNSYTAGQQRFLYTNGTTMPQTTMPPYANQVHLYHQPFYPGIMPWPPASPAFFDMSSVFTMNGMTSHNTFKPHNTRYNPRNRKQRNGSDRPALMDGGGNIVSMGRTSHPPISGTPISLGATVPTFTSSLPTVKPTSSSYQTGTKFHSSHTTIVTGEAQYNNNHSKGTQENDAQTLDSGVQFPRHRMHRRTKDQEMLSKANSSPLPSVREPTPASNNNTQCNRGVQFDLEASAFPPLPGLDADLAKSHNASVETIGADCTQSQNRLSDVVKGTAKLKSVKEKEPAGTSQQYQQPTSNSSRSASPGSSAGGHTGSLEAPTGSGSASTTPVTSTNTSSNASASNNDSTDIALSTITLTPPSSPDKSVKTDDTNMVNGVDEAVSNAHAGEDSEQVTRCLLPVISLSNAPTASHNSQSQVGVTSTFPLDLTRPSYAQVAQHCRELPCTKHKTDERDGNV from the exons ATGAATGGTGATTTCG GGTACGTGTACATGAATGGGGACATTGGGAAGCTCCAACCAGGGGCGGTTTATCCAGCCACCCCTGAACCCTTGGGTTCAGTTGGGGGTGCAATTGGAAACACTGCGACCAATTTGGAATACAACGCCATGAACGGTGCTCCGAGCGGAACTGAATTAATATTGGAGGCAGGAGTTGGAAATTTGGAACCTTCACCACAGCATGCCATAGGTATAGGAGGTGCTGCGGGTTATGGTCCAGTGGATGTTGCTGCTTTAGGTGATGTGCCAAATCAAACTGCTCCAATGGCCGATTTATCATCCCCTGGAATACCTTTggaacaattaaaacaaatgcTCTCTTCCCAACTTGAATACTACTTCTCCAG agaaaatttaGCTAatgatacatatttattatcgcAAATGGATAATGATCAATATGTACCAATATGGACAGTAGCAAATTTTAACCAAgtgaagaaattaacaaagGATATAAAGCTCATAACTGAGGTCTTAAGAGAGTCTCCTAATGTACAAGTTGACGAAGAGGGACAAAAAGTAAGACCTAATCATAAACGATGTATTGTAATTCTACGTGAAATACCAGATAGTACTCCACTGGAAGATGTGAAG AATCTGTTCTCTGGAGAAGGGTGTCCAAGGTTTATTTCATGTGAATTTGCCCACAATAGTTCTTGGTATGTAACGTTTGAATCCGATGAAGATGCTCAGAAGGCCTATAGGTTTTTACGTGAAGAAGTTCGGGAGTTTCAG gGAAAGCCAATAATGGCAAGAATCAAAGCTAAACCAATGAATAGGCTACCAATACCAGCAGTTGCTGGGGTGGGTGGTATGAAAAATGGTTACAGAACTCCTCCGCCACCACCAGTTTATGATCCAAATAGCTACACAGCTGGTCAACAACGCTTCCTTTACACAAATGGCACTACTATGCCACAAACTACTATGCCGCCATATGCCAATCAAGTTCATTTATat CACCAACCATTTTATCCTGGAATTATGCCTTGGCCACCGGCAAGTCCTGCTTTTTTCGATATGTCAAGTGTTTTTACTATGAATGGTATGACATCGCATAATACATTTAAGCCACACAATACAAGATACAATCCTCGAAACAG AAAGCAAAGAAATGGGTCTGACAGACCAGCTTTGATGGATGGTGGTGGCAACATAGTGTCAATGGGTCGGACCTCGCATCCACCTATAAGTGGAACACCAATATCCTTAGGAGCAACTGTTCCAACCTTTACTTCAAGCTTGCCTACAGTGAAGCCAACTTCTTCTTCCTACCAGACGGGCACAAAGTTCCATTCCTCGCATACAACTATAGTGACTGGAGAGGctcagtataataataatcactcCAAAGGAACACAAGAGAATGATGCTCAAACTTTGGACTCTGGAGTTCAATTTCCGCGTCATCGTATGCATCGTAGGACCAAAGACCAAGAAATGTTGTCCAAGGCTAATAGTAGCCCCTTACCATCGGTCAGAGAACCTACCCCGGCCAGTAATAATAACACACAATGTAACCGAGGGGTACAATTCGATTTGGAAGCTTCTGCTTTTCCTCCTCTTCCTGGCCTAGATGCTGATCTTGCAAAATCCCATAATGCTTCAGTAGAGACTATCGGTGCCGATTGTACGCAATCGCAGAATAGGCTTTCAGACGTAGTTAAAGGTACTGCAAAATTGAAAAGCGTTAAAGAGAAAGAACCTGCAGGAACTTCACAACAGTATCAACAACCGACAAGTAACAGCAGTAGGTCTGCGAGTCCAGGGTCAAGTGCTGGTGGTCACACTGGTTCGCTAGAAGCCCCAACTGGTTCTGGCAGTGCATCGACTACACCTGTTACATCTACAAATACCAGCTCTAATGCTTCTGCTAGCAACAATGACTCCACAGACATCGCTCTCAGCACCATCACTCTCACTCCCCCGTCATCTCCTGATAA ATCTGTAAAGACTGACGATACAAACATGGTGAACGGAGTGGACGAAGCTGTTTCAAATGCACACGCAGGGGAAGACTCAGAACAAGTGACTAGGTGTCTACTGCCTGTAATATCCCTAAGTAATGCCCCTACTGCCTCACATAATTCTCAGTCGCAAGTGGGAGTGACATCAACCTTTCCTCTC GATCTTACGAGGCCAAGCTATGCCCAAGTAGCACAACACTGTCGTGAACTACCTTGTACAAAACATAAGACGGATGAAAGGGATGGAAATGTATAA
- the Larp4b gene encoding la-related protein 4B isoform X3 — MNGDIGKLQPGAVYPATPEPLGSVGGAIGNTATNLEYNAMNGAPSGTELILEAGVGNLEPSPQHAIGIGGAAGYGPVDVAALGDVPNQTAPMADLSSPGIPLEQLKQMLSSQLEYYFSRENLANDTYLLSQMDNDQYVPIWTVANFNQVKKLTKDIKLITEVLRESPNVQVDEEGQKVRPNHKRCIVILREIPDSTPLEDVKNLFSGEGCPRFISCEFAHNSSWYVTFESDEDAQKAYRFLREEVREFQGKPIMARIKAKPMNRLPIPAVAGVGGMKNGYRTPPPPPVYDPNSYTAGQQRFLYTNGTTMPQTTMPPYANQVHLYHQPFYPGIMPWPPASPAFFDMSSVFTMNGMTSHNTFKPHNTRYNPRNRKQRNGSDRPALMDGGGNIVSMGRTSHPPISGTPISLGATVPTFTSSLPTVKPTSSSYQTGTKFHSSHTTIVTGEAQYNNNHSKGTQENDAQTLDSGVQFPRHRMHRRTKDQEMLSKANSSPLPSVREPTPASNNNTQCNRGVQFDLEASAFPPLPGLDADLAKSHNASVETIGADCTQSQNRLSDVVKGTAKLKSVKEKEPAGTSQQYQQPTSNSSRSASPGSSAGGHTGSLEAPTGSGSASTTPVTSTNTSSNASASNNDSTDIALSTITLTPPSSPDKFSPLLLKCTADRSVKTDDTNMVNGVDEAVSNAHAGEDSEQVTRCLLPVISLSNAPTASHNSQSQVGVTSTFPLDLTRPSYAQVAQHCRELPCTKHKTDERDGNV, encoded by the exons ATGAATGGGGACATTGGGAAGCTCCAACCAGGGGCGGTTTATCCAGCCACCCCTGAACCCTTGGGTTCAGTTGGGGGTGCAATTGGAAACACTGCGACCAATTTGGAATACAACGCCATGAACGGTGCTCCGAGCGGAACTGAATTAATATTGGAGGCAGGAGTTGGAAATTTGGAACCTTCACCACAGCATGCCATAGGTATAGGAGGTGCTGCGGGTTATGGTCCAGTGGATGTTGCTGCTTTAGGTGATGTGCCAAATCAAACTGCTCCAATGGCCGATTTATCATCCCCTGGAATACCTTTggaacaattaaaacaaatgcTCTCTTCCCAACTTGAATACTACTTCTCCAG agaaaatttaGCTAatgatacatatttattatcgcAAATGGATAATGATCAATATGTACCAATATGGACAGTAGCAAATTTTAACCAAgtgaagaaattaacaaagGATATAAAGCTCATAACTGAGGTCTTAAGAGAGTCTCCTAATGTACAAGTTGACGAAGAGGGACAAAAAGTAAGACCTAATCATAAACGATGTATTGTAATTCTACGTGAAATACCAGATAGTACTCCACTGGAAGATGTGAAG AATCTGTTCTCTGGAGAAGGGTGTCCAAGGTTTATTTCATGTGAATTTGCCCACAATAGTTCTTGGTATGTAACGTTTGAATCCGATGAAGATGCTCAGAAGGCCTATAGGTTTTTACGTGAAGAAGTTCGGGAGTTTCAG gGAAAGCCAATAATGGCAAGAATCAAAGCTAAACCAATGAATAGGCTACCAATACCAGCAGTTGCTGGGGTGGGTGGTATGAAAAATGGTTACAGAACTCCTCCGCCACCACCAGTTTATGATCCAAATAGCTACACAGCTGGTCAACAACGCTTCCTTTACACAAATGGCACTACTATGCCACAAACTACTATGCCGCCATATGCCAATCAAGTTCATTTATat CACCAACCATTTTATCCTGGAATTATGCCTTGGCCACCGGCAAGTCCTGCTTTTTTCGATATGTCAAGTGTTTTTACTATGAATGGTATGACATCGCATAATACATTTAAGCCACACAATACAAGATACAATCCTCGAAACAG AAAGCAAAGAAATGGGTCTGACAGACCAGCTTTGATGGATGGTGGTGGCAACATAGTGTCAATGGGTCGGACCTCGCATCCACCTATAAGTGGAACACCAATATCCTTAGGAGCAACTGTTCCAACCTTTACTTCAAGCTTGCCTACAGTGAAGCCAACTTCTTCTTCCTACCAGACGGGCACAAAGTTCCATTCCTCGCATACAACTATAGTGACTGGAGAGGctcagtataataataatcactcCAAAGGAACACAAGAGAATGATGCTCAAACTTTGGACTCTGGAGTTCAATTTCCGCGTCATCGTATGCATCGTAGGACCAAAGACCAAGAAATGTTGTCCAAGGCTAATAGTAGCCCCTTACCATCGGTCAGAGAACCTACCCCGGCCAGTAATAATAACACACAATGTAACCGAGGGGTACAATTCGATTTGGAAGCTTCTGCTTTTCCTCCTCTTCCTGGCCTAGATGCTGATCTTGCAAAATCCCATAATGCTTCAGTAGAGACTATCGGTGCCGATTGTACGCAATCGCAGAATAGGCTTTCAGACGTAGTTAAAGGTACTGCAAAATTGAAAAGCGTTAAAGAGAAAGAACCTGCAGGAACTTCACAACAGTATCAACAACCGACAAGTAACAGCAGTAGGTCTGCGAGTCCAGGGTCAAGTGCTGGTGGTCACACTGGTTCGCTAGAAGCCCCAACTGGTTCTGGCAGTGCATCGACTACACCTGTTACATCTACAAATACCAGCTCTAATGCTTCTGCTAGCAACAATGACTCCACAGACATCGCTCTCAGCACCATCACTCTCACTCCCCCGTCATCTCCTGATAA GTTTAGTCctttattattgaaatgcaCCGCTGACAGATCTGTAAAGACTGACGATACAAACATGGTGAACGGAGTGGACGAAGCTGTTTCAAATGCACACGCAGGGGAAGACTCAGAACAAGTGACTAGGTGTCTACTGCCTGTAATATCCCTAAGTAATGCCCCTACTGCCTCACATAATTCTCAGTCGCAAGTGGGAGTGACATCAACCTTTCCTCTC GATCTTACGAGGCCAAGCTATGCCCAAGTAGCACAACACTGTCGTGAACTACCTTGTACAAAACATAAGACGGATGAAAGGGATGGAAATGTATAA
- the Larp4b gene encoding la-related protein 4B isoform X2 — protein MNGYVYMNGDIGKLQPGAVYPATPEPLGSVGGAIGNTATNLEYNAMNGAPSGTELILEAGVGNLEPSPQHAIGIGGAAGYGPVDVAALGDVPNQTAPMADLSSPGIPLEQLKQMLSSQLEYYFSRENLANDTYLLSQMDNDQYVPIWTVANFNQVKKLTKDIKLITEVLRESPNVQVDEEGQKVRPNHKRCIVILREIPDSTPLEDVKNLFSGEGCPRFISCEFAHNSSWYVTFESDEDAQKAYRFLREEVREFQGKPIMARIKAKPMNRLPIPAVAGVGGMKNGYRTPPPPPVYDPNSYTAGQQRFLYTNGTTMPQTTMPPYANQVHLYHQPFYPGIMPWPPASPAFFDMSSVFTMNGMTSHNTFKPHNTRYNPRNRKQRNGSDRPALMDGGGNIVSMGRTSHPPISGTPISLGATVPTFTSSLPTVKPTSSSYQTGTKFHSSHTTIVTGEAQYNNNHSKGTQENDAQTLDSGVQFPRHRMHRRTKDQEMLSKANSSPLPSVREPTPASNNNTQCNRGVQFDLEASAFPPLPGLDADLAKSHNASVETIGADCTQSQNRLSDVVKGTAKLKSVKEKEPAGTSQQYQQPTSNSSRSASPGSSAGGHTGSLEAPTGSGSASTTPVTSTNTSSNASASNNDSTDIALSTITLTPPSSPDKFSPLLLKCTADRSVKTDDTNMVNGVDEAVSNAHAGEDSEQVTRCLLPVISLSNAPTASHNSQSQVGVTSTFPLDLTRPSYAQVAQHCRELPCTKHKTDERDGNV, from the exons ATGAATG GGTACGTGTACATGAATGGGGACATTGGGAAGCTCCAACCAGGGGCGGTTTATCCAGCCACCCCTGAACCCTTGGGTTCAGTTGGGGGTGCAATTGGAAACACTGCGACCAATTTGGAATACAACGCCATGAACGGTGCTCCGAGCGGAACTGAATTAATATTGGAGGCAGGAGTTGGAAATTTGGAACCTTCACCACAGCATGCCATAGGTATAGGAGGTGCTGCGGGTTATGGTCCAGTGGATGTTGCTGCTTTAGGTGATGTGCCAAATCAAACTGCTCCAATGGCCGATTTATCATCCCCTGGAATACCTTTggaacaattaaaacaaatgcTCTCTTCCCAACTTGAATACTACTTCTCCAG agaaaatttaGCTAatgatacatatttattatcgcAAATGGATAATGATCAATATGTACCAATATGGACAGTAGCAAATTTTAACCAAgtgaagaaattaacaaagGATATAAAGCTCATAACTGAGGTCTTAAGAGAGTCTCCTAATGTACAAGTTGACGAAGAGGGACAAAAAGTAAGACCTAATCATAAACGATGTATTGTAATTCTACGTGAAATACCAGATAGTACTCCACTGGAAGATGTGAAG AATCTGTTCTCTGGAGAAGGGTGTCCAAGGTTTATTTCATGTGAATTTGCCCACAATAGTTCTTGGTATGTAACGTTTGAATCCGATGAAGATGCTCAGAAGGCCTATAGGTTTTTACGTGAAGAAGTTCGGGAGTTTCAG gGAAAGCCAATAATGGCAAGAATCAAAGCTAAACCAATGAATAGGCTACCAATACCAGCAGTTGCTGGGGTGGGTGGTATGAAAAATGGTTACAGAACTCCTCCGCCACCACCAGTTTATGATCCAAATAGCTACACAGCTGGTCAACAACGCTTCCTTTACACAAATGGCACTACTATGCCACAAACTACTATGCCGCCATATGCCAATCAAGTTCATTTATat CACCAACCATTTTATCCTGGAATTATGCCTTGGCCACCGGCAAGTCCTGCTTTTTTCGATATGTCAAGTGTTTTTACTATGAATGGTATGACATCGCATAATACATTTAAGCCACACAATACAAGATACAATCCTCGAAACAG AAAGCAAAGAAATGGGTCTGACAGACCAGCTTTGATGGATGGTGGTGGCAACATAGTGTCAATGGGTCGGACCTCGCATCCACCTATAAGTGGAACACCAATATCCTTAGGAGCAACTGTTCCAACCTTTACTTCAAGCTTGCCTACAGTGAAGCCAACTTCTTCTTCCTACCAGACGGGCACAAAGTTCCATTCCTCGCATACAACTATAGTGACTGGAGAGGctcagtataataataatcactcCAAAGGAACACAAGAGAATGATGCTCAAACTTTGGACTCTGGAGTTCAATTTCCGCGTCATCGTATGCATCGTAGGACCAAAGACCAAGAAATGTTGTCCAAGGCTAATAGTAGCCCCTTACCATCGGTCAGAGAACCTACCCCGGCCAGTAATAATAACACACAATGTAACCGAGGGGTACAATTCGATTTGGAAGCTTCTGCTTTTCCTCCTCTTCCTGGCCTAGATGCTGATCTTGCAAAATCCCATAATGCTTCAGTAGAGACTATCGGTGCCGATTGTACGCAATCGCAGAATAGGCTTTCAGACGTAGTTAAAGGTACTGCAAAATTGAAAAGCGTTAAAGAGAAAGAACCTGCAGGAACTTCACAACAGTATCAACAACCGACAAGTAACAGCAGTAGGTCTGCGAGTCCAGGGTCAAGTGCTGGTGGTCACACTGGTTCGCTAGAAGCCCCAACTGGTTCTGGCAGTGCATCGACTACACCTGTTACATCTACAAATACCAGCTCTAATGCTTCTGCTAGCAACAATGACTCCACAGACATCGCTCTCAGCACCATCACTCTCACTCCCCCGTCATCTCCTGATAA GTTTAGTCctttattattgaaatgcaCCGCTGACAGATCTGTAAAGACTGACGATACAAACATGGTGAACGGAGTGGACGAAGCTGTTTCAAATGCACACGCAGGGGAAGACTCAGAACAAGTGACTAGGTGTCTACTGCCTGTAATATCCCTAAGTAATGCCCCTACTGCCTCACATAATTCTCAGTCGCAAGTGGGAGTGACATCAACCTTTCCTCTC GATCTTACGAGGCCAAGCTATGCCCAAGTAGCACAACACTGTCGTGAACTACCTTGTACAAAACATAAGACGGATGAAAGGGATGGAAATGTATAA
- the LOC144478149 gene encoding uncharacterized protein LOC144478149: MLKTLKYGRKSCRMLQETIVSRRSFLSEAYRCTEAWEARLQSPLLQKINPNNLFLEIDYKQSTTGKVSAIDVDLFANTVKDKIQVEELLTTIYNLRLTADTTNTLESTHHATIKYLLDHDMTEEITTTLHDRLNYGIFPDYHCYNILMDTYLKKNDYASAAKIAVLPMLQEDSANPISNALSIYSCYKYLENPEVWIKPEVVEDTSEEIKVRVRFLQNPYFDDHFDLTDPRDLVGKTLAFYGKLMKNALGRTCQLRGLILYKKYEEISNLIEEWLKDVKDDVVYREVFDLIEKDNESIPKEEIENVMSKLDKLKTQKLCENSLIEAIENEVKSAVDKQADIDIEEQLKAYNDWLNTREIVLQKQKDMLDRETRLKNVENIKQYLAKQERLLTFFDDEEKIELKIEQLEREDREELERLLKGHKAEKKFKKLKEEEEYKPPML, encoded by the exons atgttgaaaacgTTGAAGTACGGAAGGAAAAGTTGTCGTATGTTACAGGAGACGATTGTGTCAAGAAGATCGTTCTTATCCGAAGCGTACCGGTGCACGGAAGCATGGGAAGCACGTCTTCAGTCTCcattattgcaaaaaataaaCCCCAATAATCTTTTCTTAGAGATCGATTATAAACAATCCACTACTGGTAAAGTTAGCGCAATCGACGTTGATCTGTTTGCGAATACAGTAAAGGATAAAATACAGGTGGAAGAATTGTTAAccacaatttacaatttaaggTTAACAGCCGACACAACGAACACATTAGAGTCGACGCATCATGCtaccattaaatatttactggATCATGATATGACGGAGGAAATTACGACTACTTTGCATGACAGGCTTAATTATGGAATTTTTCCCGATTATCActgttataatattcttatggatacatatttaaaaaagaatgattATGCCAGTGCTGCAAAGATTGCTGTACTACCTATGTTACAAGAAGACAGTGCCAATCCTATATCTAACGCATTATCTATCTATTcttgctataaatatttagaaaaccCTGAAGTTTGGATAAAACCAGAGGTCGTAGAAGATACTAGCGAAGAAATTAAAGTACGCGTACGTTTCCTTCAAAATCCGTACTTTGATGATCATTTTGATCTCACAGATCCACGCGATTTAGTAGGAAAAACCTTAGCCTTTTATGGAAAACTTATGAAGAATGCATTAGGAAGAACATGTCAATTAAGGGGTTTAAtactatacaaaaaatatgaagaaatatcaaatttaatagaaGAATGGTTGAAAGATGTTAAAGATGATGTTGTATATAGAGAAGTTTTCGATTTGATAGAGAAAGACAATGAAAGTATACctaaagaagaaatagaaaatgtaatgTCCAAACTTGACAAATTGAAAACTCAAAAACTATGTGAAAACAGTCTAATTGAAGCAATagaaaatgaagtaaaatctGCTGTTGATAAACAAGcagatatagatatagaagAGCAATTGAAG GCATATAATGATTGGCTAAATACAAGGGAAATAGTGTTACAGAAGCAAAAAGACATGCTTGATCGTGAAACTAGACTAAAGAATGTAGAAAACATCAAGCAATATTTGGCTAAACAAGAAAGACTTTTGACATTCTTTGATGATGAAGAAAAGATAGAATTGAAGATAGAGCAACTGGAAAGAGAAGATAGAGAAGAACTGGAACGTCTTCTTAAAGGACATAAAgcagaaaagaaatttaaaaaattgaaggaagaagaagagtaCAAACCACCCATGCTTTGA